From the genome of Pseudomonas sp. TMP9, one region includes:
- a CDS encoding tyrosine-type recombinase/integrase, producing the protein MKRGEIKKRPMADTVLASLEADAKEYRELDGDGLYLRVKPDGSKSWQLRYKKPDGQWSWLGLGGYGKGEHQLTGEQARRKVRELRDATTKDGSMLATKQAKKAAEAEAANNTFEHLAREWYATKRKTWSEGTAVRTIGALEKHVFPVFGKRPYAGITPMEWMKFLRDMEQTGIVEQTSRVRGMCREVYDLARVTGRATHNPLEGLHKFLLTKPVENFAHVSLEEMPALLRAIRAYPHAPDVRIGLRLLTMLACRPSELREASWKEIDLDTCQWLIPAERMKRRREHLVPLPTQAVALLRELHNITGSYPLLFPGRGNTTKARSNTVFLMALRRLGYEGRQTGHGFRHLASTILNENGFDSQHVEAQLSHVKEGVRGVYDKSTYLEQRKVMMQWYADHLDKLASGNVVEFKRA; encoded by the coding sequence ATGAAGCGCGGCGAAATCAAGAAGCGCCCAATGGCGGACACCGTGCTGGCCAGCCTGGAGGCAGATGCCAAGGAATACCGCGAGCTTGATGGCGACGGTCTTTACCTTCGCGTTAAGCCAGACGGCTCGAAATCATGGCAACTGCGCTACAAAAAGCCGGATGGCCAATGGTCATGGCTAGGGCTCGGCGGCTATGGCAAGGGTGAACATCAGCTCACCGGTGAACAGGCCCGCAGAAAAGTCCGCGAGTTGCGCGATGCAACGACCAAAGACGGCAGCATGCTGGCCACCAAACAAGCCAAGAAGGCCGCTGAGGCCGAAGCGGCCAACAACACCTTCGAACACCTGGCGCGTGAGTGGTATGCCACCAAGCGCAAAACCTGGTCAGAAGGCACAGCCGTTCGCACCATCGGCGCGCTGGAAAAGCATGTATTTCCCGTATTCGGCAAGCGGCCCTACGCCGGCATTACGCCCATGGAGTGGATGAAGTTCCTGCGTGACATGGAACAGACCGGGATCGTTGAGCAAACCAGTCGCGTGCGCGGCATGTGCCGAGAAGTCTACGATCTAGCCCGCGTCACTGGCCGAGCGACTCACAACCCTCTCGAAGGGCTGCATAAATTCCTACTGACCAAACCAGTAGAAAACTTTGCCCATGTATCCCTAGAAGAAATGCCAGCGCTGCTTCGAGCAATCCGCGCTTATCCGCATGCGCCCGATGTACGTATCGGGTTACGTCTACTGACCATGCTTGCATGCCGGCCCTCGGAATTGCGCGAAGCCAGCTGGAAAGAGATCGACCTCGATACATGCCAATGGCTTATCCCCGCTGAGCGCATGAAGCGCCGCCGCGAACACCTAGTGCCGCTGCCTACTCAGGCAGTCGCACTCTTACGCGAGCTGCACAACATCACCGGTAGCTATCCTCTGCTTTTTCCTGGTCGTGGTAACACGACAAAAGCCCGGTCGAATACCGTCTTCCTTATGGCCCTGCGCCGCTTGGGTTACGAAGGCCGCCAAACCGGTCATGGCTTCCGTCATCTGGCCAGCACCATCCTCAACGAAAACGGCTTCGACTCGCAGCACGTCGAGGCCCAGCTCTCGCATGTCAAAGAAGGTGTCCGAGGTGTTTATGACAAGAGCACCTATCTGGAACAGCGCAAGGTGATGATGCAGTGGTATGCCGATCACTTGGACAAGCTAGCTAGTGGCAACGTGGTGGAGTTCAAGCGCGCTTAA
- a CDS encoding FAD-binding and (Fe-S)-binding domain-containing protein, producing the protein MSLPIAFLTAVEHLIPQDRRFDDPLSTLAFGTDASFYRLVPKLVVRVEAELEVVELLKLAGNHQVPVTFRAAGTSLSGQAISDSVLIMLGDNWNGREVRDEGRQIRLQPGVIGAQANAVLAPFQRKIGPDPASINACKIGGIVANNASGMCCGTAQNSYHTLAGIRLVLADGTVLDTEDPLSNTRFSASHAELLAQLGELGRSTRANTELAAKIRHKYRLKNTTGLSLNALVDFDQPLDILSHLLVGSEGTLGFISAVTYNTVPDHPHKASALLVFPDVESCCRAVTVLKQQPVSAVELLDRRSLRSVQAKPGMPEWVKGLSNNACALLIESRAASQSLLHEQLALIMAAIADFPLDKQVDFSEDPAVYNLLWKIRKDTFPAVGAVRQTGTTVIIEDVTFPIEQLAEGVNRLLALFDRHGYEEAIIFGHALEGNLHFVFTQGFDSEAEKARYSAFMEDVTQLVAVEFGGSLKAEHGTGRNMAPFVELEWGREAYQLMWQIKRLLDPQGILNPDVVLSDDPHLHLKNLKPLPAADKIIDKCIECGFCEPVCPSKGLTLSPRQRIVIWRDIQAKKRHGIDTRELEAAYQYQGIDTCAATGLCAQRCPVGINTGDLVRQLRSRDANSPRSADWLANNFHRAMQGTRVMLHVANGARMVMGAALLSRTSAAISKASHGRVPQWTSAMPQPVQRLQLPAVIADARPRVVYLAACVSRAMGPAASDAEQIPLLDKTRALLEKGGFQVVFPADLDTLCCGQPFASKGYSEQAERKKQELINALLKASRGGLDPIYCDTSPCTLRLIQDGLDTRLKLHDPVKFIREHLLERLDITPQDKPVAVHVTCSTQHLGEAQGLIDIVRRCTTEVVIPEGIHCCGFAGDKGFTTPELNSHALRSLKSAVQYCEEGISTSRTCEIGLSQHGGIDYHGLVYLLDRVSSAMA; encoded by the coding sequence ATGAGCCTGCCCATCGCCTTTCTCACCGCTGTCGAGCACTTGATCCCGCAGGATCGACGTTTTGACGACCCGCTGTCGACCTTGGCCTTCGGTACCGATGCCAGCTTTTACCGGCTGGTCCCCAAGCTGGTGGTGCGCGTCGAGGCGGAGCTGGAGGTGGTTGAGCTGCTCAAGCTCGCGGGTAACCACCAGGTACCCGTGACCTTCCGTGCCGCTGGCACCAGCCTCTCCGGCCAAGCCATTAGCGATTCAGTGCTGATCATGCTGGGCGATAACTGGAACGGCCGCGAAGTCCGTGACGAGGGCAGGCAAATCCGCCTACAACCAGGGGTGATCGGCGCTCAGGCGAACGCCGTACTGGCGCCCTTTCAGCGCAAAATCGGCCCCGACCCGGCCTCCATCAACGCCTGCAAGATCGGCGGCATCGTCGCCAACAACGCCAGTGGCATGTGCTGCGGTACGGCGCAAAACAGCTACCACACCTTGGCGGGTATTCGGCTGGTGTTGGCTGACGGCACGGTTTTAGATACTGAAGACCCACTCAGCAACACGCGCTTTAGCGCCAGCCATGCCGAGCTGCTGGCGCAACTGGGTGAGCTGGGCCGCAGCACCCGCGCCAACACTGAATTGGCCGCGAAAATCCGTCATAAATACCGACTAAAAAACACCACGGGTCTGTCGCTCAACGCCTTGGTCGACTTCGATCAGCCGCTGGACATCCTCAGCCACCTGCTGGTCGGCTCCGAAGGCACGCTGGGTTTTATCAGCGCCGTCACCTACAACACAGTGCCCGACCACCCGCACAAGGCCAGCGCCTTGCTGGTGTTCCCCGATGTAGAAAGCTGCTGCCGCGCGGTAACCGTGCTCAAACAACAGCCGGTGTCCGCCGTGGAACTGCTGGACCGCCGCAGCCTGCGCTCGGTGCAGGCCAAACCCGGCATGCCGGAATGGGTCAAGGGCTTGTCCAATAACGCCTGCGCCCTGCTGATTGAATCCCGCGCCGCCAGCCAAAGCCTGCTGCACGAACAACTCGCGCTGATCATGGCCGCCATCGCCGACTTCCCCTTGGATAAGCAGGTGGACTTCAGCGAAGACCCAGCCGTCTACAACCTGCTGTGGAAAATCCGCAAGGACACCTTCCCCGCCGTGGGAGCCGTGCGCCAAACCGGCACCACGGTGATTATCGAAGACGTGACCTTCCCCATCGAACAACTCGCCGAGGGCGTTAACCGCCTGCTCGCGCTATTCGACAGGCACGGCTATGAAGAGGCGATCATCTTCGGCCATGCACTGGAAGGTAACCTGCACTTCGTGTTTACCCAAGGCTTTGACAGTGAGGCAGAGAAAGCCCGCTACTCCGCCTTTATGGAAGACGTCACGCAGTTGGTGGCGGTGGAGTTTGGCGGCTCGCTAAAAGCCGAACACGGCACCGGCCGGAATATGGCGCCCTTCGTCGAGTTGGAATGGGGCCGCGAGGCCTATCAATTGATGTGGCAGATCAAACGCCTGCTCGACCCGCAAGGCATCCTCAATCCGGATGTGGTGCTGTCGGATGACCCACATCTGCACCTGAAAAATCTTAAACCGCTGCCCGCCGCCGATAAAATCATCGACAAGTGCATCGAGTGCGGCTTCTGCGAGCCGGTGTGCCCATCCAAAGGTCTGACCCTCAGCCCGCGCCAACGCATCGTGATCTGGCGCGATATCCAAGCGAAAAAACGCCACGGCATCGACACCCGTGAGTTGGAAGCGGCCTATCAATACCAAGGCATCGACACCTGCGCCGCTACGGGTCTTTGCGCCCAGCGCTGCCCGGTAGGCATCAATACCGGTGATCTGGTGCGCCAACTGCGCAGCCGGGACGCCAACAGCCCGCGCAGCGCCGACTGGCTGGCCAATAATTTCCACCGCGCCATGCAGGGCACACGGGTCATGCTGCATGTGGCTAACGGCGCGCGCATGGTCATGGGCGCGGCCCTGCTCAGCCGCACCTCGGCCGCCATTAGCAAAGCCAGTCACGGACGCGTGCCGCAATGGACGTCAGCCATGCCGCAACCCGTGCAGCGCTTGCAGCTGCCCGCAGTCATTGCCGATGCACGGCCGCGCGTGGTGTATTTAGCCGCCTGCGTATCACGCGCCATGGGGCCGGCGGCAAGTGATGCCGAACAAATACCATTGCTGGACAAGACCCGCGCACTGCTGGAGAAAGGCGGCTTCCAAGTGGTGTTCCCGGCTGACCTAGACACCCTCTGCTGCGGCCAACCGTTTGCTTCCAAGGGCTATAGCGAACAGGCCGAACGCAAAAAGCAGGAGCTGATCAATGCGTTGCTCAAAGCCAGCCGTGGCGGCCTCGATCCGATCTACTGCGACACCAGCCCCTGCACCCTGCGGCTGATTCAGGATGGATTAGACACGCGACTCAAGCTGCATGACCCGGTGAAATTTATCCGCGAGCACTTGCTCGAACGGCTTGATATCACCCCACAAGACAAACCGGTCGCCGTGCATGTCACCTGCAGCACGCAACACCTGGGCGAGGCGCAAGGGCTGATCGACATCGTGCGCCGCTGCACCACTGAAGTGGTCATCCCTGAAGGCATCCACTGCTGCGGCTTTGCCGGAGACAAGGGCTTTACCACCCCAGAATTGAACAGCCACGCCCTGCGCAGCCTGAAATCCGCCGTGCAGTACTGCGAGGAAGGCATCAGCACCAGCCGCACCTGCGAAATCGGCCTGAGCCAACATGGCGGCATCGATTATCACGGACTGGTCTATCTGCTAGACCGGGTCAGCAGCGCTATGGCCTAA
- the lldD gene encoding FMN-dependent L-lactate dehydrogenase LldD produces the protein MIISASTDYRAAAQRRLPPFLFHYIDGGAYAEHTLKRNVSDLADIALRQRVLRNMSQLSLETRLFNETLSMPIALAPVGLTGMYARRGEVQAAKAAAAKGIPFTLSTVSVCPIEEVAPTIDRPMWFQLYVLKDRGFMKNALERAKAAGITTLVFTVDMPVPGARYRDAHSGMSGPNAPLRRMLQAVTHPRWAVDVGLLGRPHDLGNISTYRGNPTGLADYIGWLGNNFDPSISWKDLEWIREFWDGPMVIKGILDPQDAKDAVSFGADGIVVSNHGGRQLDGVMSSARALPAIADAVKGELAILADSGIRTGLDVVRMLALGADTVMLGRAYIYALAAAGEAGVSNLLDLIEKEMRVAMVLTGAKSISEISADSLVRELGR, from the coding sequence ATGATCATTTCTGCCTCCACCGACTACCGCGCCGCCGCCCAACGCCGTCTGCCGCCGTTTCTATTTCATTACATCGATGGCGGCGCCTATGCCGAGCACACGCTTAAGCGCAACGTGTCCGATTTAGCGGATATCGCCCTGCGCCAGCGCGTGCTGCGCAACATGTCGCAACTAAGCCTGGAAACCCGGCTGTTCAATGAAACCCTGAGCATGCCGATAGCCCTGGCCCCAGTCGGACTGACGGGTATGTACGCCCGCCGCGGTGAGGTGCAAGCGGCTAAGGCCGCAGCGGCCAAGGGCATCCCCTTTACCCTGTCCACCGTGTCGGTGTGCCCGATTGAAGAAGTCGCGCCGACCATCGACCGGCCGATGTGGTTTCAGCTGTATGTGCTGAAAGACCGCGGCTTTATGAAAAACGCCCTAGAGCGCGCCAAAGCCGCTGGCATCACCACCTTGGTGTTCACCGTGGACATGCCGGTGCCCGGTGCGCGTTACCGCGACGCCCATTCCGGTATGAGCGGCCCGAATGCGCCACTGCGGCGCATGCTGCAAGCGGTGACCCACCCGCGCTGGGCTGTGGATGTCGGCCTACTGGGCAGACCCCATGACCTGGGCAATATTTCCACCTACCGGGGTAACCCAACCGGGCTGGCCGACTACATCGGCTGGCTGGGCAACAACTTCGACCCCTCGATCAGCTGGAAAGACTTGGAATGGATTCGTGAGTTCTGGGACGGCCCAATGGTCATCAAGGGCATCCTCGACCCGCAGGATGCCAAGGACGCCGTGAGCTTCGGCGCCGACGGCATCGTTGTCTCCAACCACGGTGGCCGCCAGCTTGATGGCGTCATGTCCAGTGCTCGCGCCCTGCCGGCGATTGCCGATGCTGTAAAGGGTGAGTTAGCGATTCTGGCTGACTCCGGCATCCGCACCGGTTTGGACGTGGTGCGCATGCTGGCTCTGGGGGCCGACACGGTGATGCTCGGCCGCGCCTATATCTACGCCTTGGCCGCTGCCGGCGAGGCCGGTGTGAGCAACCTGCTGGACCTGATTGAAAAAGAAATGCGCGTGGCCATGGTGCTGACCGGCGCTAAATCCATCAGCGAGATTAGCGCCGATTCGTTAGTGCGTGAGCTGGGCCGCTAA
- a CDS encoding L-lactate permease: protein MSTGLLALLAFSPILLAAILLIGLRWPAKHAMPLVYLLTAGVGLFAWDMSVNRVLASTVQGLLITLGLLWIIFGAILLLNTLKHSGGITAIRAGFATISPDRRIQAIIIAWLFGCFIEGASGFGTPAAIAAPLLVAIGFPAMAAVLMGMLVQSTPVSFGAVGTPIIVGVNTGLDSTTIGAQLLEQGSSWAQFLQLITSEVAIIHAIVGTVMPLVMVLMLTRFFGTEKSWKAGFEVLPFAIFAGLAFTIPYALTGVFLGPEFPSLGGGLIGLAIVTSAARMGFLLPKTTWDFAPADKWPAEWLGTVEMKLDQLTAKPMSALRAWLPYVLVGVLLVISRIFPEVSAALKAVMLNFPDLLGEAGVSANFQPLYLPGGILVAVVIATFFLHGMKLRELGCAVKESSSVLLSAGFVLLFTVPMVRILINSGVNAAELSSMPILMARWVADSVGGIYPLLAPSVGALGAFIAGSNTVSNMMFSQFQFGVANSLGISSALIVAVQAIGAAAGNMVAIHNVVAASATVGLLGREGSILRKTIWPTLYYVLFTGLIALFAVYVLGVSDPLMAG from the coding sequence ATGTCGACTGGTCTTCTTGCTCTACTGGCCTTCTCGCCTATTTTACTGGCCGCTATATTGTTAATTGGCCTGCGCTGGCCGGCCAAACATGCCATGCCTCTGGTGTACCTGCTTACCGCCGGCGTCGGCCTGTTCGCTTGGGACATGAGCGTTAACCGTGTTCTGGCCTCCACCGTGCAGGGCCTGCTGATTACTCTTGGCCTGCTGTGGATCATCTTCGGCGCAATTTTGCTGCTCAACACCCTCAAGCATTCCGGCGGCATTACCGCTATTCGCGCCGGCTTTGCCACCATCAGCCCGGATCGGCGCATTCAAGCAATCATCATTGCCTGGTTGTTCGGCTGCTTTATCGAAGGTGCATCCGGCTTCGGCACCCCCGCTGCAATTGCTGCCCCGCTGCTGGTGGCCATCGGCTTTCCGGCCATGGCGGCGGTGCTGATGGGCATGCTGGTGCAAAGCACACCGGTGTCGTTTGGTGCGGTGGGTACGCCGATTATCGTTGGGGTTAATACCGGCTTGGATTCGACCACTATCGGTGCGCAACTGCTTGAGCAGGGCTCGTCTTGGGCACAGTTTCTGCAGTTGATTACCAGTGAAGTGGCAATTATTCACGCCATTGTCGGCACCGTGATGCCGCTGGTGATGGTGCTGATGTTGACCCGCTTCTTCGGCACCGAGAAAAGCTGGAAAGCCGGTTTTGAAGTGCTGCCGTTCGCGATTTTCGCAGGCTTAGCCTTCACCATTCCCTACGCGCTGACCGGGGTGTTCCTCGGCCCTGAGTTTCCCTCACTGGGCGGCGGTTTGATTGGCCTGGCTATTGTTACCAGCGCCGCGCGCATGGGGTTTTTGCTGCCGAAAACCACCTGGGATTTTGCCCCAGCAGACAAATGGCCCGCCGAATGGCTGGGCACCGTGGAGATGAAACTCGACCAGCTAACGGCTAAGCCAATGAGCGCGCTGCGTGCCTGGCTGCCCTACGTGCTAGTGGGCGTATTACTGGTGATCAGCCGAATCTTCCCGGAGGTGAGCGCCGCGCTGAAGGCGGTGATGCTGAACTTCCCCGACCTGCTGGGTGAAGCCGGCGTTAGCGCTAACTTCCAGCCGCTGTACCTACCAGGCGGCATTCTGGTGGCCGTGGTCATCGCCACCTTCTTCCTGCATGGCATGAAGCTGCGTGAGCTGGGCTGCGCCGTCAAAGAGTCGTCCAGCGTGCTGCTTAGCGCCGGCTTCGTGCTGCTGTTTACCGTGCCAATGGTGCGCATTCTGATCAACTCCGGAGTCAACGCGGCTGAACTGTCGAGCATGCCTATCTTGATGGCGCGCTGGGTGGCCGATAGCGTGGGCGGTATCTATCCGCTGCTGGCACCCAGCGTGGGTGCGCTGGGCGCATTTATTGCCGGTTCGAACACCGTCAGCAACATGATGTTTAGCCAGTTCCAGTTTGGCGTGGCCAATAGCCTAGGCATCTCCAGTGCGCTAATCGTCGCAGTGCAAGCCATCGGTGCGGCGGCCGGTAACATGGTGGCGATCCACAACGTCGTCGCCGCCTCAGCGACCGTAGGCCTGCTGGGTCGTGAAGGCAGCATCCTGCGCAAAACGATCTGGCCTACCCTGTACTACGTGCTGTTTACCGGCCTGATAGCCCTGTTTGCTGTGTATGTGCTGGGCGTTAGCGACCCGCTGATGGCAGGCTGA
- a CDS encoding FCD domain-containing protein, whose amino-acid sequence MEVGSVRQRRLSDDIVSQLETMILEGTLKIGERLPAERVLAEQFGVSRPSLREALQKLAAKGLLVSRHGGGNYVAENLGSTFSDPLLHLLESNPEAQRDLLEFRHTLEGSCAFYAAQRATELDRQRLSDAFAVLQDCYSRSGKVTRAEEGAADANFHLAIAEASHNAVLLHTIRGLFDLLKRNVLTNIGGMYAQRDETRDMLIEQHRGLYQAIIEGRAEEARALSNRHIDYVQEVLADVQQQARREQRALRRGTGVKP is encoded by the coding sequence ATGGAAGTGGGCTCGGTGCGTCAGCGCCGTTTGTCGGACGATATTGTCAGCCAACTGGAAACCATGATTCTCGAAGGCACGCTGAAGATTGGCGAGCGCTTGCCAGCCGAGCGCGTGCTGGCTGAGCAATTTGGTGTGTCGCGGCCATCGCTGCGCGAAGCGCTGCAAAAACTTGCCGCCAAGGGTTTGCTGGTGAGCCGTCATGGCGGGGGTAATTATGTGGCTGAAAACTTGGGTTCGACCTTCAGCGACCCGCTGCTGCATCTGCTGGAAAGCAACCCCGAAGCCCAGCGTGACCTGCTGGAGTTTCGCCACACCTTAGAAGGCTCCTGCGCCTTTTACGCCGCCCAGCGCGCCACCGAATTGGACCGTCAGCGCCTAAGCGATGCGTTCGCTGTGCTGCAAGATTGTTACAGCCGCAGTGGCAAAGTGACCCGCGCCGAAGAGGGTGCCGCTGATGCCAACTTCCACTTAGCGATTGCCGAAGCCAGCCACAACGCCGTGCTGCTGCACACCATTCGCGGGCTGTTTGATCTGCTTAAACGCAATGTGCTGACCAATATCGGCGGCATGTATGCCCAGCGTGATGAAACCCGCGACATGCTGATCGAGCAGCACCGTGGGTTATACCAGGCGATTATTGAAGGCCGCGCCGAAGAGGCTCGCGCGCTCTCCAACCGGCATATCGACTACGTGCAAGAAGTGCTGGCTGACGTGCAGCAACAGGCGCGCCGCGAACAGCGCGCCTTGCGCCGGGGTACAGGGGTAAAACCTTAG
- a CDS encoding ATP-binding protein encodes MRSIRTRTLLLVLGLLSLSMTLISYKSYRDAQHEIEELFDAQLAQTARLLAGLVGSNLSLSERTTLQGALNQALQNRQKSDDEALRAGHAYEGKLAFQVLDEQGDMLLQSASAPTGALAKMIADFHQSNTGAHLHIDAEPLSSLAAYLVGYHTVTLGEYHWRLFMLHDRADQHLILIAEREDVRGELATKIALRSLLPDLIGLPLLALLVWLAIGWGLRPLQRMAELIKSRAPDNLAPLILEPLPTELEPMGAALNRLLMQVNQLLSQEKRFIADAAHELRTPLAVLRIHAQNALDAPDPQDRNEALHQLGGGVERATRVVAQLLTMARLDPNVVQLAMHEIDLLGYVRNELAELTPLALDRLQELNLEALEPADYQLLADGPSLGTLLQNLVSNAVQYTPNGGHIQVQLEAQADAIILRVQDSGPGVAEAQREKLFERFYRLGTGQGAGLGLSIVRRVVELHRGSISLGESPLGGLEVAVRLPRNR; translated from the coding sequence ATGCGCTCAATCCGCACACGTACCTTACTCCTTGTGCTGGGTCTGCTCAGCCTGTCGATGACCCTGATTTCTTACAAAAGCTACCGGGATGCCCAGCATGAAATCGAAGAACTGTTCGATGCGCAGTTGGCGCAGACGGCGCGACTGTTGGCGGGTTTGGTTGGCAGTAACCTGTCGCTAAGCGAGCGCACGACCCTGCAAGGCGCATTGAACCAAGCCCTGCAAAATCGTCAAAAAAGCGACGATGAAGCACTGCGTGCAGGTCATGCCTATGAAGGCAAACTGGCGTTTCAGGTGCTTGATGAACAAGGCGATATGCTCCTGCAGTCGGCGAGTGCACCGACCGGAGCATTGGCCAAGATGATTGCAGATTTTCATCAGAGCAATACCGGTGCGCACCTGCACATCGACGCAGAACCGCTGTCGAGCTTGGCCGCGTATTTAGTCGGTTATCACACCGTGACGCTGGGCGAGTATCACTGGCGCTTGTTTATGCTGCATGACCGCGCGGACCAACACTTAATCCTGATCGCTGAGCGCGAGGATGTGCGCGGCGAACTGGCGACAAAAATCGCCCTGCGCAGCCTGCTGCCTGATCTGATCGGCCTGCCACTGTTGGCCTTACTGGTGTGGCTGGCGATTGGTTGGGGGCTACGACCCTTGCAGCGTATGGCCGAACTGATTAAATCGCGTGCGCCCGATAACCTCGCGCCGCTGATCCTGGAGCCCTTGCCCACCGAGCTGGAGCCGATGGGCGCGGCGCTCAACCGTTTGCTGATGCAGGTTAATCAGCTGCTGAGTCAGGAAAAGCGCTTTATTGCTGACGCCGCCCACGAGCTGCGCACGCCGCTGGCGGTGCTGCGTATCCATGCGCAAAACGCCCTAGACGCCCCCGACCCGCAGGACCGCAACGAGGCGCTGCACCAACTGGGCGGTGGCGTCGAACGCGCCACCCGGGTGGTCGCGCAACTGCTCACAATGGCGCGTTTAGACCCGAATGTGGTGCAGTTGGCGATGCACGAAATTGACCTGCTCGGCTATGTGCGCAACGAGCTGGCCGAGCTCACGCCGCTGGCACTGGATAGGCTGCAAGAGCTCAACCTAGAGGCGCTTGAGCCGGCGGATTATCAGCTGCTCGCCGATGGCCCAAGCCTGGGCACCCTGCTGCAAAATCTGGTCAGCAATGCCGTGCAGTACACCCCAAATGGCGGACACATTCAGGTGCAACTAGAAGCGCAGGCAGACGCCATCATCCTACGCGTGCAGGACAGCGGCCCCGGAGTGGCCGAGGCGCAGCGGGAAAAACTCTTCGAACGCTTTTACCGGCTTGGTACAGGCCAGGGTGCTGGCCTGGGCCTGTCCATCGTGCGCCGGGTGGTAGAACTGCACCGCGGCAGCATCAGCCTAGGCGAATCACCCTTGGGCGGCCTAGAGGTTGCCGTACGGCTGCCGAGAAACCGCTAA
- a CDS encoding response regulator transcription factor, with product MRILLVEDDKALGEGIRTALKPEGYTVDWVQDGSSALHALTSESFELAILDLGLPRMDGLQVLKHLRAAANPVPVLVLTARDSTSDRIAGLDAGADDYLVKPFDVAELKARMRALLRRSFNRPQPALEYRGISLDPVSQSVSYLGQAINLPRKEFLLLHELLAQPGRVMTRDKLQQALYGWDEELESNALEVHVHHLRKKFFPELIRTVRGVGYLVDKA from the coding sequence ATGCGTATTCTGCTGGTCGAAGATGACAAAGCCCTTGGCGAAGGGATTCGCACCGCCCTTAAGCCCGAGGGGTATACCGTCGACTGGGTGCAGGATGGCAGCAGTGCACTGCATGCGCTGACCAGCGAGAGTTTCGAGCTGGCCATCCTCGACCTTGGCCTACCACGCATGGACGGATTGCAAGTGCTCAAGCACCTGCGCGCCGCCGCCAACCCGGTGCCGGTACTGGTACTGACCGCCCGCGACTCCACCAGCGACCGCATCGCCGGGCTGGATGCCGGCGCTGATGATTACCTGGTCAAACCCTTCGATGTCGCCGAACTCAAGGCCCGCATGCGCGCCCTGCTGCGGCGCAGCTTCAACCGCCCACAACCGGCGCTGGAATACCGCGGCATCAGCCTAGACCCGGTCAGCCAGTCAGTCAGCTACCTGGGGCAGGCCATCAACCTGCCACGCAAAGAATTCCTTCTACTGCACGAACTGCTCGCCCAACCCGGCCGGGTGATGACCCGCGACAAACTGCAGCAAGCACTCTACGGCTGGGATGAAGAGCTGGAGAGCAATGCCTTAGAGGTGCACGTGCATCACCTGCGCAAGAAGTTCTTTCCTGAGCTGATCCGCACCGTACGCGGGGTTGGCTATTTGGTGGATAAAGCCTGA
- a CDS encoding SDR family oxidoreductase has translation MKLNECRAVITGASGGIGQALVAALLEEGAQLLLVGRQTDALQMLANAHTSKVQVVQADIRERSGREVVVAAAQRFGGINTLINAAGVNHFGLLEQHDETAIADLIGLNVTATLQLTHRLLPMLRQQGRALVVNLGSTFGSIGYPGFSAYCASKFALRGFSEALRRELADTQVKVLYFAPRATQTSMNAANVVAMNDELKVAMDEPHSVALQLLAAIRREEEERYLGWPEKLFVRLNSLLPRVVDQALRKQLPIIQRFARSKP, from the coding sequence ATGAAACTCAATGAATGCCGTGCCGTAATTACCGGCGCCAGCGGCGGGATCGGCCAGGCGCTAGTCGCAGCCTTGCTGGAAGAAGGCGCGCAACTGCTACTAGTCGGCCGCCAAACCGACGCCTTACAGATGCTGGCCAATGCGCACACAAGCAAGGTCCAAGTGGTACAGGCCGATATCCGCGAGCGCAGCGGCCGTGAAGTCGTGGTTGCTGCCGCGCAGCGCTTCGGCGGCATCAACACGCTGATCAACGCCGCCGGGGTCAATCACTTCGGCTTGCTCGAGCAGCATGATGAAACGGCCATCGCTGATCTGATCGGCCTCAACGTCACCGCCACGCTGCAACTGACCCACCGCCTGCTGCCCATGCTGCGCCAGCAGGGCCGTGCGCTGGTGGTTAATCTCGGCTCGACATTTGGCTCCATCGGTTACCCCGGCTTTAGCGCGTATTGCGCCAGCAAGTTCGCCCTGCGCGGCTTCTCCGAAGCGCTACGCCGTGAGCTGGCGGACACTCAGGTGAAGGTTCTCTACTTCGCCCCGCGCGCGACGCAAACCAGCATGAACGCCGCCAACGTGGTGGCCATGAATGATGAGCTGAAGGTCGCCATGGACGAACCACACAGCGTGGCCCTGCAACTGCTGGCCGCCATCCGCCGCGAGGAAGAAGAACGCTACCTCGGCTGGCCGGAAAAACTCTTCGTACGCCTCAATAGCTTGCTGCCGCGAGTGGTCGACCAGGCCCTGCGCAAGCAACTACCGATTATTCAGCGTTTTGCCCGCAGCAAACCCTAA